From the genome of Malus domestica chromosome 04, GDT2T_hap1, one region includes:
- the LOC103433280 gene encoding zinc finger protein JACKDAW-like, translating into MQKMSGDGFSINMSSAIDGFAQDHQLNDNPSGGLKPNPPNAVAKKKRNLPGTPDPDAEVIGLSPTTLMATNRFVCEICNKGFQRDQNLQLHRRGHNLPWKLKQRLNKEVKKKVYICPEKTCVHHDPSRALGDLTGIKKHFSRKHGEKKWKCEKCSKKYAVQSDWKAHSKTCGTREYKCDCGTLFSRKDSFITHRAFCDALTEESARLTTSSVTGVHTNLNFGNDAMLNNPMMNNSQAVVQDASQISMQYGQGLMRQDFNGLDQLHQHEKPRLSLWLNQQATSNSNQVNLIDDMQANPNHPLYVTSSSSNAFPEMVQMPSSSNNVNLFGSSNSMPTFGASTNGANLSLSPGQESGTSKLIGKNSNLVGSGVSKPPAAPMSATALLQKAAQLGSTRSSNNQGSSLGVNVMSSSSSSRGFSNLNQNRSNELHQVVQNAHQSGGGSANLSSLTSSSSNTSATTLEQLMNTIQRGPSNIGSIDHQNSLTRDFLGMGGAGGGEHIDQLSHTNRQIFFPQDLAKFASSMSQFTRNH; encoded by the exons ATGCAAAAGATGTCCGGTGATGGTTTTTCGATTAATATGTCATCCGCCATTGACGGGTTTGCTCAAGATCATCAACTAAATGATAACCCTAGCGGCGGCCTAAAACCCAATCCTCCTAACGCCGTCgccaaaaaaaagagaaatctCCCGGGAACACCAG ATCCAGATGCTGAGGTTATTGGCCTATCTCCGACAACCCTAATGGCAACAAACCGGTTCGTCTGCGAAATATGCAACAAGGGTTTCCAGAGAGACCAGAATTTGCAGCTTCACAGAAGGGGTCACAACCTTCCCTGGAAGCTCAAGCAGCGACTGAACAAGGAGGTGAAGAAGAAGGTTTATATTTGCCCCGAGAAGACCTGCGTCCACCATGACCCGTCGAGAGCTCTTGGAGACCTCACCGGAATAAAGAAGCATTTCAGCAGAAAACATGGAGAGAAAAAGTGGAAGTGTGAGAAGTGTTCGAAGAAATATGCTGTCCAATCGGATTGGAAAGCTCACTCCAAGACCTGTGGGACTAGAGAGTACAAGTGTGACTGTGGAACCCTCTTTTCCAG GAAAGATAGCTTCATCACACACAGAGCATTTTGTGATGCCCTAACTGAAGAGAGTGCTAGGCTCACTACTTCATCAGTTACTGGAGTTCATACAAATCTCAACTTTGGAAATGATGCAATGTTAAACAATCCAATGATGAACAATAGTCAAGCAGTAGTTCAAGATGCGTCTCAAATTTCCATGCAGTATGGGCAAGGTTTGATGAGGCAAGATTTCAATGGCTTAGATCAGCTTCATCAACATGAGAAGCCAAGATTATCACTTTGGTTGAATCAGCAGGCAACCAGTAATTCTAATCAGGTTAATCTGATAGATGATATGCAAGCAAATCCTAATCATCCGCTTTATGTAACATCATCAAGCTCTAATGCTTTTCCTGAAATGGTGCAAATGCCATCGTCTTCCAACAATGTCAATCTTTTTGGCTCATCTAATTCCATGCCAacttttggagcttcaacaaATGGTGCAAATCTCTCTTTGTCACCGGGTCAAGAAAGCGGGACTAGTAAGCTCATTGGGAAAAATAGTAATTTGGTGGGCAGCGGCGTGTCCAAGCCACCGGCTGCCCCAATGTCAGCCacagcacttttacaaaaagcaGCTCAATTGGGTTCGACTAGAAGCAGCAACAACCAAGGCAGCAGCTTGGGTGTAAATGTAATGtcctcatcatcttcttccagGGGCTTCTCGAATTTGAACCAAAATCGATCGAACGAGCTTCATCAAGTTGTACAAAATGCACATCAATCAGGTGGTGGTAGTGCAAATTTGAGTTCATTAACAAGTTCATCATCAAATACCAGTGCTACTACACTTGAGCAGCTAATGAATACTATTCAACGGGGTCCGAGCAATATCGGAAGTATTGATCATCAAAACAGTCTAACTAGGGACTTTTTGGGCATGGGAGGAGCAGGAGGAGGAGAACATATTGATCAGTTATCCCATACCAATAGGCAAATATTTTTTCCACAAGATCTAGCCAAGTTTGCATCTTCAATGAGCCAATTCACTCGCAACCACTAG